A region of Gracilinanus agilis isolate LMUSP501 chromosome 3, AgileGrace, whole genome shotgun sequence DNA encodes the following proteins:
- the P2RY2 gene encoding P2Y purinoceptor 2 yields the protein MESETILWNQSVNDSLDINPLGYKCKFNEGFKYVLLPVSYGVVCVLGLCLNALALYIFLCRIKTWNSTTTFMFNLAISDTLYVVSLPLLIYYYAHGDHWPFSTALCKVVRFLFYTNLYGSILFLLCISIHRFLGICYPLQSLQWGQVRYARQVAAVVWIVVIGCQSPVLYFVTTSDRADLVTCHDTSSPDLFDSFVAYSSAILVLLFALPFLVILVCYTLMVRQLLRPTTGQARLPRSKRKSLRMIALVLVVFALCFLPFHVTRTLYYTFRYLDVGCTSLNAINIAYKVTRPLASANSCLDPVLYFLAGQRFVRFARHSLPPVAGHKMVLRNPSTLDSEQTGSIPGLSEDGKDARL from the coding sequence ATGGAGAGTGAAACCATCCTCTGGAACCAAAGTGTCAACGACTCCCTGGATATAAACCCACTGGGCTACAAATGCAAATTTAATGAGGGCTTCAAGTACGTGCTGCTGCCTGTGTCCTATGGCGTGGTTTGTGTGCTGGGTCTATGCCTCAATGCTCTGGCCCTCTATATTTTCCTGTGCCGGATAAAGACATGGAACTCCACCACCACCTTTATGTTCAACCTTGCCATCTCTGACACCCTCTACGTGGTCTCCTTGCCTCTCCTTATCTACTACTATGCCCACGGTGACCACTGGCCCTTTAGTACAGCCCTCTGCAAGGTGGTCCGATTCCTCTTCTACACCAATCTCTACGGCAGCATCCTCTTCCTGCTGTGTATCAGCATCCACCGCTTCCTGGGCATCTGCTACCCTCTTCAGTCGCTGCAGTGGGGCCAGGTACGCTACGCCCGACAAGTGGCCGCCGTCGTGTGGATCGTGGTGATCGGTTGTCAGTCGCCCGTGTTATACTTTGTCACCACCAGCGACCGGGCTGATCTAGTCACATGCCATGATACATCGTCCCCTGACTTGTTCGACAGCTTCGTGGCATACAGCTCAGCCATCCTCGTATTGCTTTTTGCTCTGCCCTTTCTGGTCATCCTGGTATGCTACACATTGATGGTCCGGCAGCTTCTGCGACCCACGACGGGGCAGGCACGTCTCCCGAGGTCTAAGCGCAAGTCCCTGAGGATGATTGCTTTAGTCTTGGTGGTCTTtgctctttgcttccttcctttccatgtCACTCGTACACTCTACTATACCTTTCGATACCTGGATGTGGGCTGTACATCCCTCAATGCCATCAACATAGCCTACAAGGTCACTCGCCCACTTGCCAGTGCCAATAGCTGCCTGGACCCTGTGCTCTACTTCCTGGCTGGCCAGCGGTTTGTCAGGTTTGCCCGCCATTCTCTGCCACCAGTAGCTGGACACAAGATGGTGCTTCGAAATCCTAGTACTCTAGACAGCGAACAGACTGGGAGCATCCCAGGCCTCAGTGAGGACGGCAAAGATGCTCGGCTCTAG